The genomic DNA CCTTTAGGCCGCTCTTTCCCATTACCCAGTCATCCATAGGAAGCGGATATACGCCAATATCTAGTTTCTGTAGGTCTTCGACCTCCCTTTCAGCGGACCACTGAATAACCTCCAGATCCATTTCCGGAAAGTCGTATTCAAAATTCCCGATTACGATCAGTTTGAAATCGCGTTGCTTCTTAAGCTCAATAAACACCGGCCGCAGCAAGTCTAGGAAAGGGACGTGTACTGAATGTACCCGTCCAACCAATCGTAACCTTTTTTTCGTTCGAATATTGATTCGTGGGCACAAAGCGATCAGTATCAATCGATGATGAAATGTATGTACACTGCTTCTGTTGATTTGTCTGCAAACATACTTCATTTAGGGCTGGTGAGCTTGTAATGACATGATCGGCCGATCTAACGAGGAATCTGGTCTTATCTGTGCCTCTCAATATCTGTGCAAGCCCTTTCGTTTTCGCATCGGCACCGAGAAAGCGGTTGTCTTCGAGATCGTAGACGAGCTTTTTGGAAAGGAACCGAAAGCACCTTTCGAAAAGAGAAGTGCCGATCGGGCTAACATACATAAACACATAAACAAGGTCATATTTGCGCAAAACGAACATTGTCCCAATTCGTTTTATGTCACCGCGTAACGTACCGAGGATCTTACCAATCAGATATCCCTTTTTATGTGCGATCGACCACATCCCATCACTCATGAACGACGAGACCGTGATCTCAAAACCCGATTCACGCCAAGCATCGAAGTATTGTTCATATTTCAATCGTTGGCCTGCAGCTACGTTTTGCGGATAAGGGCAGATCACCAATATCGTTCTTTTATTCTTCGATCGCATCCTAAATTTATTTACGGTAACCTACCGCCGTCCAAAACGACGTTGTACTGAATGTTATGTTTTGCAAACCACATTTTTCCATCAAAGCTTTCATTTCGGATTTGGTGTATCGTTGTTCAAGTCGCGTTCCAAATCGATCAAGCGAATCATTTCTCATGACATAAAAACTGTTATGACGGTATTGTGCGAGCGGAAACGATTCGACATTCAATCCGGCCTTTTCTAACAAAAATGCGGTTCTCGCTAGTGGCAAATATAAAAAGAGAGCTAGGATCTGACTAAATACATATCTAAGTCCGTGCGGAAGACGGGAAACAACACGCCGGATCATTTCACTCAACTTCCAAATCCAGCGAAACCAGAACGGTCGATTATCAAATGCGTAATAGAGATAGACCAAAAATGGCGAACCTTTCTTTAGTTTGCTGACGCATTTTCGCAGTCCGTTTTCAGTATCAGGAATATGATGTAGAACCCCCAACGAGTATCCAAAATCAAAATGTTCGTCTGGAAACGGGATCTCATCTACACCTGCCACGTGAAATTCGCAATTTGTCTGCCCCTGTAAGCTCCGTTTAGCAACTTCGACGGCCCGCCAGATCGGATCCATCAACACCAGCCGCCCGACTCGTCGCACTGCAAATTTTGCCCAACGTCCGCTGCCGCATCCCAGATCGAAGCCAATCGCATCGGCCGTCAGCTTTTCCCATGGAAAAATGTTGAAATAATTTTCAAACATCGATTCAAGTTCGTTGACGGATAAAGCGGACTGGTCAAACCTTGACCATTCGTCGCCAAACCCCTCGACCACCTCGACTATCTTATTTTCTGGCATTTTCCACTCCCAATAATCGTCGATAAACTCGCCGATATCTCTCTCCAGCTACCGAAGCTAAGTCAAATCTTTTTCTCGCCACACTTTTGCAATGTGCAGCCAAACCGCTATCCAGCATCAATGCATCTATTTGCGCAACGGCATCTAAATAATCTGCCTCGCTGAATCCATTTAATATCGTCCCGACTCTTTCACCGGTGATGAGTTCGTCCAGATCGCCAACCCCGCCATTCGAGATTATCGGCAATCCGGCAGCCAGGTATTCTGCGATCTTTGTCGGGGAGGACGATTGTTTAGAGTAGCATGCCTTGATGAATGAGATCGCCAGATCGGCCGCCGCCAAATAACCGGCGATCTCGCCGGGAGCGACACTCGCTACAATGAGGTCGTCGTCGGCAAAACCCCGTTTTTTCAGGTTTTCTGCTATTTTTTCGGGTTCCCGCTGAGTCAATATCATTGCAAACACCGTCGGGTCGGCTTTGTGGGCGGCCTGAAAGAACTCAAGCATCTCATCGGTCATATACCAGCCGCCAAATGAGCCAACATAGGCTATGACTCGCCGGTCGCCGATGCCCAATCGCTCACGCATTTCAGTTCGACGTCCTTCGTCCGCAGAGCCGATCCGGTCAATGTCCACACAGCACGGTATGACCTCGACTGGCCGCCCCTGTGCCTCCCAGCCGCCTTCCAAGCTTTCTGGGAACAATATCTCTCTCGCCTTTTCGGTTAATACCACAAACCCATCGGAAACTCTTAAAAGCCACTTTTCGACGCGCTTAGCAGAACGAAATATCAATCCATTTTCGGCCCACCGGCCAGCATCCGTATATTCCTCCGGGAAAAACCCGCGAATGTCAAATAGTAGTTTCGGCTTCTGCCGAGAACATTTACGAGCGATCGCTGCCATCAAAACTGGAATATGAACTCGTCCGTGAAGCACATCGATATGCTTCTTTCTGAGCCTGTTCCAAACAAACACCGATCCGCACAGAATATCGTATGCG from Acidobacteriota bacterium includes the following:
- a CDS encoding glycosyltransferase, giving the protein MATNLYICYFGVQEPLVQTQVLPYLREIQKDGIEVSLLTFEPARKVGKAVNRKERKRELEAIRQELAAEGISWDWLTYHKRLSVLATAYDILCGSVFVWNRLRKKHIDVLHGRVHIPVLMAAIARKCSRQKPKLLFDIRGFFPEEYTDAGRWAENGLIFRSAKRVEKWLLRVSDGFVVLTEKAREILFPESLEGGWEAQGRPVEVIPCCVDIDRIGSADEGRRTEMRERLGIGDRRVIAYVGSFGGWYMTDEMLEFFQAAHKADPTVFAMILTQREPEKIAENLKKRGFADDDLIVASVAPGEIAGYLAAADLAISFIKACYSKQSSSPTKIAEYLAAGLPIISNGGVGDLDELITGERVGTILNGFSEADYLDAVAQIDALMLDSGLAAHCKSVARKRFDLASVAGERYRRVYRRLLGVENARK
- a CDS encoding glycosyltransferase, which gives rise to MVGRVHSVHVPFLDLLRPVFIELKKQRDFKLIVIGNFEYDFPEMDLEVIQWSAEREVEDLQKLDIGVYPLPMDDWVMGKSGLKAIQYMAFGLPCVATDISTVQQFIEDGKNGILVKTVDEWVFALSELIDSPELRRQIGQCATDRPRKVFETRGRGTISRSA
- a CDS encoding class I SAM-dependent methyltransferase — translated: MPENKIVEVVEGFGDEWSRFDQSALSVNELESMFENYFNIFPWEKLTADAIGFDLGCGSGRWAKFAVRRVGRLVLMDPIWRAVEVAKRSLQGQTNCEFHVAGVDEIPFPDEHFDFGYSLGVLHHIPDTENGLRKCVSKLKKGSPFLVYLYYAFDNRPFWFRWIWKLSEMIRRVVSRLPHGLRYVFSQILALFLYLPLARTAFLLEKAGLNVESFPLAQYRHNSFYVMRNDSLDRFGTRLEQRYTKSEMKALMEKCGLQNITFSTTSFWTAVGYRK